Proteins encoded together in one Solidesulfovibrio fructosivorans JJ] window:
- a CDS encoding response regulator has translation MSVISLFSGVYCKEQSVVAALAEKTGLPVAHDEDITLLAAKLSGLGLDKIEKAFSAKTSVFNKFTHEKQRAAAWLRLALATRLVEEEKLLIAGYCALLPPREITHVLRACLIADATFRRAAAAEEAGLSDRDAQRVLERGDEDRATWTKLVAEAKDPWAPALYDMVIPMDKTSVEEAAMLVIKHLADPAVAVTDASRRCAKDFLLAAKVETAVTGKGHDVWVCARDGVVTLTINKKVLLLDRLENELRGIAGKIDGVADVVTKVGKGFYQTDIYRRADFEMPTKVLLVDDEREFVQTLSERLSMREVGAHAVFDGESALEMIADDEPEVMVLDLKMPGVDGLEVLKRTKAERPDVEVIILTGHGSDTDREECMRLGAFAYLQKPVDIELLSETLKKANEKVRSKKAAG, from the coding sequence CGGGCCTGCCGGTCGCTCACGACGAGGACATCACCCTCCTCGCCGCCAAGCTCTCCGGCCTGGGCCTGGACAAGATCGAAAAAGCCTTCTCGGCCAAGACCTCGGTGTTCAACAAGTTCACCCACGAAAAGCAGCGCGCCGCCGCCTGGCTGCGCCTGGCCCTGGCCACCCGCCTGGTCGAAGAGGAAAAACTCCTCATCGCCGGCTATTGCGCCCTGCTCCCCCCCCGCGAGATCACCCACGTGCTGCGCGCCTGCCTGATTGCCGACGCCACCTTCCGCCGGGCCGCCGCCGCCGAGGAGGCCGGCCTGTCCGACCGCGACGCCCAGCGCGTCCTCGAGCGCGGCGACGAGGACCGGGCCACCTGGACCAAACTCGTGGCCGAGGCCAAGGACCCCTGGGCCCCGGCCCTCTACGACATGGTCATCCCCATGGACAAAACGTCCGTGGAGGAGGCCGCCATGCTCGTCATCAAGCATCTGGCCGACCCGGCCGTCGCCGTCACCGACGCCTCCCGCCGCTGCGCCAAGGATTTCCTGCTCGCGGCGAAAGTCGAGACGGCCGTCACCGGCAAAGGCCACGACGTGTGGGTCTGCGCCCGTGACGGCGTGGTCACCCTCACCATCAACAAGAAGGTCCTGCTCCTCGACCGCCTGGAAAACGAACTGCGCGGCATCGCCGGCAAGATCGACGGCGTCGCCGACGTGGTCACCAAGGTGGGCAAGGGCTTTTACCAGACCGACATCTACCGCCGAGCCGACTTCGAGATGCCGACCAAGGTCCTGCTCGTCGACGACGAGCGGGAATTCGTCCAGACGCTCTCCGAACGCCTGTCCATGCGCGAAGTCGGCGCCCACGCGGTCTTCGACGGCGAATCCGCCCTGGAGATGATCGCCGACGACGAACCGGAAGTGATGGTGCTCGACCTCAAGATGCCCGGCGTCGACGGCCTGGAGGTCTTAAAGCGCACCAAGGCCGAGCGCCCCGACGTCGAGGTCATCATCCTGACCGGCCACGGCTCCGACACCGACCGCGAGGAATGCATGCGCCTGGGCGCGTTCGCCTATCTGCAAAAGCCCGTGGACATCGAGCTTTTGAGCGAAACCCTGAAAAAGGCCAACGAGAAGGTGCGTTCGAAAAAGGCCGCCGGTTGA